The Coffea arabica cultivar ET-39 chromosome 3c, Coffea Arabica ET-39 HiFi, whole genome shotgun sequence genome contains a region encoding:
- the LOC113734976 gene encoding uncharacterized protein isoform X1 — MENSMNLLLQTTKQDNLLKLKRRLLMDLPLSGLEKKLHKELNHLEDMFTPETLIREDDVYYDNVRSFVERGFGVQSLVKNQEVKKDGPSFDSQYLLNNLSSLLDKMTNNGLCCLAGLLTEGSIEFEKTRWKMRKLIKEYLPTFLNKENHNVEMRMNQIFILLNNPQYILGLDRVPTDYQTAAASVLDGLEELPLKTLNAMHRKLRGQSGYIPELGPCKHQVKHVLIDTVRKRCMKMLSELREGEELQEPLVKALAVAGLTLKLILGRPSVVEFRTFAPHIESLQNDIARAICLLNSGNSVVVAEIEALHEILHQWADSKVENSKQWSCLTIRNLFMDFLFECDDMEIIPECLVQAVYYINKRFCNPACRSTSKDEVEQEVEFLLCLSAETKQVVWNLLPGQEVDQDFANAYMEVLEESDDDEDEKGIDLPQSSKSSFDDFKDLTECFGETNPRDIDSPISSGNGDGRASLISPTSKLNSRMESVHFARDMFEPNDSVYCSSVSQSKMLDNIESSNGNERQSASLLKLEPTDLHPFCSTVNQCGSSSPLSAGRRESGHDLKTDKIVNNNARNGDSLHYSSPLGERGILHHKQCKGVNKYLSIQTACDETSMAIYSIIGGMLDEFAQAQHLNLGKHHLTYLQNRESVPNDSKGMKRARPACLR, encoded by the exons ATGGAGAATTCTATGAATCTACTATTACAAACTACAAAACAAGATAATCTTCTCAAGCTCAAAAGAAG GTTGTTGATGGATTTGCCTCTGTCTGGGTTGGAGAAAAAGCTACACAAGGAATTGAATCATCTGGAAGACAT GTTTACACCTGAAACATTGATTAGAGAAGATGAT GTATACTATGACAATGTCAGGTCCTTCGTCGAAAGGGGTTTTGGAGTTCAAAGCTTGGTAAAAAATCAGGAAGTTAAAAAGGATGGGCCATCCTTTGATTCACAGTATCTATTGAACAATCTGTCATCCCTGCTTGATAAAATGACAAACAACGGATTGTGTTGTCTTGCTGGCTTGCTGACAGAGGGCTCGATTGAGTTTGAAAAAACTAGGTGGAAAATGAGAAAGTTAATCAAAGAATACCTTCCCACATTTCTTAACAAGGAAAACCATAATGTTGAAATGAGAATGAATCAGATTTTCATTCTTCTCAATAATCCTCAGTATATCCTGGGGTTGGATAGGGTACCAACTGATTATCAAACTGCTGCTGCTAGTGTGTTAGATGGACTTGAGGAGTTGCCTCTTAAGACGCTAAATGCAATGCACAGGAAGCTTAGAGGTCAAAGTGGGTACATTCCTGAGTTAGGTCCCTGTAAACATCAGGTGAAACATGTCTTGATAGATACTGTTAGGAAACGTTGTATGAAGATGCTATCAGAACTGCGTGAAGGGGAAGAGTTACAGGAACCTCTGGTCAAAGCTCTGGCAGTTGCAGGCTTAACGCTAAAATTGATACTTGGCCGCCCCTCTGTAGTTGAATTTCGAACATTTGCACCTCATATAGAATCCCTACAGAATGATATTGCAAGGGCTATTTGTCTTCTTAATTCTGGAAACAGTGTGGTCGTTGCTGAAATTGAAGCATTGCATGAAATCTTGCATCAGTGGGCAGACTCTAAAGTTGAGAATTCAAAGCAATGGTCGTGCTTGACTATAAGGAATCTTTTCATGGATTTTCTTTTTGAGTGTGATGATATGGAAATTATTCCAGAATGTTTAGTGCAGGCAGTTTACTACATTAACAAAAGATTCTGTAATCCAGCTTGTAGGAGCACCTCAAAGGATGAAGTGGAACAGGAGGTGGAATTTTTATTATGCTTGAGTGCTGAGACAAAGCAGGTTGTCTGGAACCTTCTACCTGGACAAGAAGTTGATCAAGATTTTGCTAACGCCTACATGGAGGTATTAGAGGAAAGTGATGATGACGAGGATGAGAAAGGGATTGATCTTCCTCAAAGTTCTAAATCAAGTTTTGATGATTTTAAGGACTTAACAGAGTGTTTTGGTGAAACCAACCCCCGTGATATTGATTCGCCCATCTCTTCAGGTAATGGAGATGGCAGGGCTTCACTTATTTCACCCACGAGTAAGTTAAATAGTAGAATGGAATCCGTGCATTTTGCGAGGGATATGTTTGAGCCCAATGATTCTGTCTATTGCTCTTCTGTTTCACAATCAAAAATGTTAGACAACATAGAAAGCTCTAATGGAAATGAGCGCCAGTCGGCAAGTTTGTTAAAGCTTGAACCAACTGATTTGCATCCTTTTTGCTCTACAGTCAATCAATGTGGATCTTCTTCACCTCTCTCTGCTGGCAGAAGAGAAAGTGGCCATGATCTAAAGACAGACAAAATTGTGAATAACAATGCAAGAAATGGAGATTCCCTGCATTATAGCTCTCCACTGGGAGAGAGAGGTATATTGCACCACAAGCAATGTAAAGGTGTAAATAAGTACCTTTCTATACAGACAGCTTGTGATGAGACAAGTATGGCCATCTACAGTATTATTGGTGGCATGTTAGATGAGTTTGCACAAGCACAACACCTGAACCTAGGCAAGCATCACTTGACATATCTTCAAAACCGTGAATCAGTACCTAATGACTCCAAAG GTATGAAGCGTGCTAGGCCTGCATGCTTGCGTTGA
- the LOC113734976 gene encoding uncharacterized protein isoform X2 produces the protein MENSMNLLLQTTKQDNLLKLKRRLLMDLPLSGLEKKLHKELNHLEDMFTPETLIREDDVYYDNVRSFVERGFGVQSLVKNQEVKKDGPSFDSQYLLNNLSSLLDKMTNNGLCCLAGLLTEGSIEFEKTRWKMRKLIKEYLPTFLNKENHNVEMRMNQIFILLNNPQYILGLDRVPTDYQTAAASVLDGLEELPLKTLNAMHRKLRGQSGYIPELGPCKHQVKHVLIDTVRKRCMKMLSELREGEELQEPLVKALAVAGLTLKLILGRPSVVEFRTFAPHIESLQNDIARAICLLNSGNSVVVAEIEALHEILHQWADSKVENSKQWSCLTIRNLFMDFLFECDDMEIIPECLVQAVYYINKRFCNPACRSTSKDEVEQEVEFLLCLSAETKQVVWNLLPGQEVDQDFANAYMEVLEESDDDEDEKGIDLPQSSKSSFDDFKDLTECFGETNPRDIDSPISSVNQCGSSSPLSAGRRESGHDLKTDKIVNNNARNGDSLHYSSPLGERGILHHKQCKGVNKYLSIQTACDETSMAIYSIIGGMLDEFAQAQHLNLGKHHLTYLQNRESVPNDSKGMKRARPACLR, from the exons ATGGAGAATTCTATGAATCTACTATTACAAACTACAAAACAAGATAATCTTCTCAAGCTCAAAAGAAG GTTGTTGATGGATTTGCCTCTGTCTGGGTTGGAGAAAAAGCTACACAAGGAATTGAATCATCTGGAAGACAT GTTTACACCTGAAACATTGATTAGAGAAGATGAT GTATACTATGACAATGTCAGGTCCTTCGTCGAAAGGGGTTTTGGAGTTCAAAGCTTGGTAAAAAATCAGGAAGTTAAAAAGGATGGGCCATCCTTTGATTCACAGTATCTATTGAACAATCTGTCATCCCTGCTTGATAAAATGACAAACAACGGATTGTGTTGTCTTGCTGGCTTGCTGACAGAGGGCTCGATTGAGTTTGAAAAAACTAGGTGGAAAATGAGAAAGTTAATCAAAGAATACCTTCCCACATTTCTTAACAAGGAAAACCATAATGTTGAAATGAGAATGAATCAGATTTTCATTCTTCTCAATAATCCTCAGTATATCCTGGGGTTGGATAGGGTACCAACTGATTATCAAACTGCTGCTGCTAGTGTGTTAGATGGACTTGAGGAGTTGCCTCTTAAGACGCTAAATGCAATGCACAGGAAGCTTAGAGGTCAAAGTGGGTACATTCCTGAGTTAGGTCCCTGTAAACATCAGGTGAAACATGTCTTGATAGATACTGTTAGGAAACGTTGTATGAAGATGCTATCAGAACTGCGTGAAGGGGAAGAGTTACAGGAACCTCTGGTCAAAGCTCTGGCAGTTGCAGGCTTAACGCTAAAATTGATACTTGGCCGCCCCTCTGTAGTTGAATTTCGAACATTTGCACCTCATATAGAATCCCTACAGAATGATATTGCAAGGGCTATTTGTCTTCTTAATTCTGGAAACAGTGTGGTCGTTGCTGAAATTGAAGCATTGCATGAAATCTTGCATCAGTGGGCAGACTCTAAAGTTGAGAATTCAAAGCAATGGTCGTGCTTGACTATAAGGAATCTTTTCATGGATTTTCTTTTTGAGTGTGATGATATGGAAATTATTCCAGAATGTTTAGTGCAGGCAGTTTACTACATTAACAAAAGATTCTGTAATCCAGCTTGTAGGAGCACCTCAAAGGATGAAGTGGAACAGGAGGTGGAATTTTTATTATGCTTGAGTGCTGAGACAAAGCAGGTTGTCTGGAACCTTCTACCTGGACAAGAAGTTGATCAAGATTTTGCTAACGCCTACATGGAGGTATTAGAGGAAAGTGATGATGACGAGGATGAGAAAGGGATTGATCTTCCTCAAAGTTCTAAATCAAGTTTTGATGATTTTAAGGACTTAACAGAGTGTTTTGGTGAAACCAACCCCCGTGATATTGATTCGCCCATCTCTTCAG TCAATCAATGTGGATCTTCTTCACCTCTCTCTGCTGGCAGAAGAGAAAGTGGCCATGATCTAAAGACAGACAAAATTGTGAATAACAATGCAAGAAATGGAGATTCCCTGCATTATAGCTCTCCACTGGGAGAGAGAGGTATATTGCACCACAAGCAATGTAAAGGTGTAAATAAGTACCTTTCTATACAGACAGCTTGTGATGAGACAAGTATGGCCATCTACAGTATTATTGGTGGCATGTTAGATGAGTTTGCACAAGCACAACACCTGAACCTAGGCAAGCATCACTTGACATATCTTCAAAACCGTGAATCAGTACCTAATGACTCCAAAG GTATGAAGCGTGCTAGGCCTGCATGCTTGCGTTGA